The following are encoded together in the Halomonas halophila genome:
- the fabF gene encoding beta-ketoacyl-ACP synthase II, with amino-acid sequence MARRRVVVTGLGLVTPVGNTVDESWGNILAGKSGIAPIEHFDASGFNTRFGGSVKDFDISPYLNPKDARKMDLFIQYGVAAGGQAISDAGIECTEENAHRIGVAIGSGIGGLPMIEHNHNALQKGGARRISPFFVPGSIINMISGNLAIQHGFRGPNIAITTACTTGTHNIGYSARTIAYGDADVMVCGGAEMATTPLGLGGFSAARALSTRNDDPAAASRPWDRDRDGFVLSDGAGVMVLEEYEHAKARGATIYAELTGFGMSDDAHHMTAPPEDGSGAALSMANAIRDAKIDPAEVDYINAHGTSTAAGDLAESRAVQRVLGEASKDVAVSSTKSMIGHLLGAAGAVEAVFSVLAIRDQVAPPTINLDNPQEGCELDYVPHTAREMKIDVSLSNSFGFGGTNGTLVFSKV; translated from the coding sequence ATGGCTCGTAGAAGGGTTGTGGTGACGGGGCTCGGCCTGGTCACGCCAGTCGGCAATACCGTGGACGAGAGCTGGGGCAACATCCTGGCCGGCAAGAGCGGTATCGCCCCCATCGAGCACTTCGATGCCAGCGGCTTCAACACGCGGTTCGGCGGGTCGGTCAAGGACTTCGACATCAGCCCGTACCTGAACCCCAAGGACGCCCGCAAGATGGACCTGTTCATCCAGTATGGCGTGGCCGCGGGTGGGCAGGCGATCAGCGACGCCGGCATCGAGTGCACCGAGGAAAACGCCCACCGCATCGGCGTGGCGATCGGTTCCGGCATCGGCGGTCTGCCGATGATCGAGCATAACCACAACGCCCTCCAGAAGGGCGGCGCTCGCCGCATCTCGCCGTTCTTCGTGCCGGGCTCGATCATCAACATGATCTCCGGCAACCTGGCGATCCAGCACGGTTTCCGCGGCCCCAACATCGCCATCACCACCGCCTGCACCACCGGCACCCACAACATCGGCTACAGCGCCCGCACCATCGCCTACGGCGACGCCGACGTGATGGTCTGCGGCGGCGCCGAGATGGCCACCACGCCGCTGGGCCTGGGCGGCTTCTCCGCCGCCCGGGCGCTGTCGACCCGCAACGACGACCCGGCCGCGGCCAGCCGCCCCTGGGATCGCGATCGCGACGGCTTCGTGCTGTCCGATGGCGCCGGCGTGATGGTGCTCGAGGAATACGAGCACGCCAAGGCCCGTGGCGCGACCATCTACGCCGAGCTGACCGGCTTCGGCATGAGCGACGACGCCCACCACATGACCGCGCCGCCCGAAGACGGCAGCGGGGCGGCCCTGTCGATGGCGAACGCCATTCGCGACGCCAAGATCGATCCGGCCGAGGTGGACTACATCAACGCCCACGGTACCTCCACCGCGGCTGGCGACCTGGCCGAGAGCCGCGCCGTGCAGCGTGTGCTCGGCGAGGCGTCGAAGGACGTGGCGGTCAGCTCCACCAAGTCGATGATCGGCCACCTGCTGGGCGCCGCCGGCGCCGTCGAGGCGGTGTTCTCGGTGCTGGCGATCCGAGATCAGGTCGCGCCGCCCACCATCAACCTCGACAATCCCCAGGAAGGCTGCGAGCTGGACTACGTGCCGCATACCGCCCGTGAGATGAAGATCGACGTCAGCCTGTCGAACTCCTTCGGCTTCGGCGGCACCAACGGCACGCTGGTCTTCTCCAAGGTGTGA
- the fabD gene encoding ACP S-malonyltransferase — MTQPLALIFPGQGSQQIGMLRELAERYSVVRTTFEEAADALGYDLWQVVQEGPAESLNATACTQPALLTASVAIWRVWQELEGPRPGAMAGHSLGEYSAMVCAGALSFADGVRLVKLRGEAMQDAVPMGQGAMAAILGLDDAAVEQACAQAAEGEVVSAVNYNAPGQVVIAGAKGAVERAIAACQEAGAKRAMPLPVSVPSHCDLMRPAAERLAAAMDDISLRAPRYTVVQNVDAQAHADVETLRTRLIEQLYQPVCWTSCVENMVGQGAEVFIECGPGKVLTGLNKRIARGSRGLAVNDPDSLSAALELAREAASQSPSANG; from the coding sequence ATGACACAACCCCTTGCCCTCATCTTTCCCGGGCAGGGCTCCCAGCAGATCGGCATGCTGCGCGAGCTGGCGGAGCGCTACAGCGTGGTGCGCACGACCTTCGAGGAGGCCGCCGATGCGCTGGGCTATGATCTCTGGCAGGTGGTCCAGGAAGGGCCCGCCGAGTCGCTCAACGCCACCGCCTGCACGCAGCCGGCGCTGCTGACCGCCAGCGTCGCCATCTGGCGCGTCTGGCAGGAGCTCGAAGGGCCGCGCCCGGGCGCCATGGCCGGCCACAGCCTGGGCGAGTACAGCGCCATGGTGTGTGCCGGTGCGCTGTCGTTCGCCGATGGCGTGCGGCTGGTCAAGCTGCGCGGCGAGGCCATGCAGGACGCCGTGCCCATGGGGCAGGGCGCCATGGCCGCGATCCTCGGCCTGGACGACGCCGCCGTCGAGCAGGCCTGTGCCCAGGCCGCCGAGGGCGAAGTGGTGTCCGCGGTGAACTACAATGCACCCGGTCAGGTGGTCATCGCCGGCGCCAAGGGTGCCGTCGAACGTGCCATCGCCGCCTGTCAGGAGGCCGGTGCCAAGCGGGCCATGCCGCTGCCGGTGTCGGTGCCGTCGCACTGCGACCTGATGCGCCCGGCCGCCGAGCGCCTGGCCGCGGCGATGGATGACATCTCGCTGCGCGCGCCGCGTTACACCGTGGTGCAGAACGTCGACGCCCAGGCGCATGCCGATGTCGAGACCCTGCGCACGCGCCTGATCGAGCAGCTCTATCAGCCGGTGTGCTGGACCTCCTGTGTCGAGAACATGGTCGGCCAGGGCGCTGAGGTGTTCATCGAATGCGGGCCGGGCAAGGTGCTCACCGGCCTGAACAAGCGAATCGCACGGGGCAGCCGCGGGCTGGCGGTCAACGATCCCGACAGCCTTTCGGCGGCCCTCGAGCTGGCCCGCGAGGCGGCCAGCCAGTCGCCGTCGGCCAACGGCTGA
- the acpP gene encoding acyl carrier protein: protein MSTIEERVKKVVAERLNVKEEDIQNSSSFTEDLGADSLDTVELVMALEEEFDTEIPDEEAEKITTVQEAVDYVNAHQ from the coding sequence ATGAGCACCATCGAAGAGCGCGTGAAGAAGGTTGTGGCCGAGCGCCTGAACGTCAAGGAAGAGGACATCCAGAACTCTTCTTCTTTCACCGAGGACCTCGGCGCGGATTCCCTGGATACCGTCGAGCTGGTGATGGCGCTCGAAGAGGAATTCGACACCGAGATTCCCGACGAGGAAGCCGAGAAGATCACCACCGTTCAGGAAGCCGTCGACTACGTCAACGCCCACCAGTAA
- the fabG gene encoding 3-oxoacyl-ACP reductase FabG, whose product MSSESRVALITGASRGIGRAIAHELGRQGRIVIGTATSDAGAERIDADLKAHGFEGAGRRLDVTDQASVDGLIQAINEEFGAPTILVNNAGITRDNLLMRMKEDEWDAVIDANLKSVYRVSKACLRGMTKARFGRIVSVSSVVATMGNLGQTNYAAAKAGMEGFTRALAREVASRAITVNAVAPGFIATDMTEALPEAQKDALLGQIPLTRLGQPEEIAAAVGFLTSEPAGYITGETLHVNGGMNMR is encoded by the coding sequence ATGTCAAGCGAGTCTAGAGTTGCCCTGATCACCGGGGCCAGTCGCGGCATCGGCCGCGCCATCGCCCACGAGCTCGGCCGCCAAGGCCGCATCGTGATCGGTACCGCCACCAGCGATGCCGGCGCCGAGCGCATCGATGCCGACCTCAAGGCCCACGGGTTCGAGGGTGCGGGTCGCCGCCTCGACGTCACCGACCAGGCCAGCGTCGACGGCCTGATCCAGGCCATCAACGAGGAGTTCGGCGCGCCGACCATCCTGGTCAACAACGCCGGCATCACCCGCGACAACCTGCTGATGCGGATGAAGGAAGATGAGTGGGATGCGGTGATCGACGCCAACCTCAAGTCCGTGTATCGCGTCAGCAAGGCCTGTCTGCGCGGCATGACCAAGGCGCGTTTTGGTCGCATCGTCTCGGTCAGCTCCGTGGTCGCCACCATGGGCAACCTCGGCCAGACCAACTACGCTGCCGCCAAGGCCGGCATGGAAGGTTTCACCCGGGCGCTGGCCCGTGAGGTGGCCTCCCGCGCCATCACCGTCAACGCCGTGGCGCCTGGCTTCATCGCCACCGACATGACCGAGGCCCTGCCCGAGGCGCAGAAGGACGCGCTGCTGGGCCAGATTCCGCTGACGCGTCTCGGCCAGCCCGAGGAAATCGCGGCAGCGGTGGGTTTCCTGACCAGCGAGCCGGCCGGCTACATCACCGGCGAGACGCTGCACGTCAACGGCGGCATGAACATGCGCTGA